A portion of the Oncorhynchus masou masou isolate Uvic2021 chromosome 11, UVic_Omas_1.1, whole genome shotgun sequence genome contains these proteins:
- the LOC135548547 gene encoding non-histone chromosomal protein HMG-14-like, with translation MPKRSKANADAEAAEPKRRSERLVNKPAPPKAEPKPKKEKAVPKPKKAKEVKKAAPEEKEAPAENGEAKAEEEEPATEEPEQKEDAAE, from the exons ATGCCTAAAAGGAGCAAA GCAAACGCTGATGCTGAGGCAGCAGAG CCCAAGAGGAGATCTGAGAGATTGGTAAAT AAACCAGCCCCTCCAAAGGCAGAGCCCAAGCCAAAG AAGGAGAAGGCAGTACCCAAGCCCAAGAAGGCTAAGGAGGTGAAGAAGGCTGCACCTGAGGAGAAGGAGGCGCCTGCAGAGAATGGCGAAGCCAAAGCTGAGGAAGAG GAACCAGCCACAGAAGAACCTGAACAGAAAGAAGATGCGGCAGAATAA